The Staphylococcus sp. KG4-3 genome has a window encoding:
- a CDS encoding thiamine pyrophosphate-dependent dehydrogenase E1 component subunit alpha: MFDYKSVGLEESDLKAMYKWMDLGRKIDERMWLLNRAGKIPFVISCQGQEATQIGMAYAMQEGDISSPYYRDLAFVTYMGMTALDSMLAAFGKRDDISSGGKQMPSHFSKREKGILSQSSPVGTQIVHGVGAALALKMDNKPNIAMATVGEGSSNQGDFHEGLNFAGVHKLPFVCVIENNKYAISVPDSLQYGAEKLSDRAIGYGMHGEHVDGNDPIAMYKVMKEARDRALNGGGSTLIEAMCTRLTAHSSDDDDKYRTKEEREELKSLDCNLKFKTFLLEEGIINEQWLEKVESEHKEIVNQATKEAEKAPYPSPEETYTHVYEEGSLDNA; the protein is encoded by the coding sequence ATGTTTGATTATAAATCAGTTGGACTAGAAGAGTCTGATTTAAAAGCAATGTATAAATGGATGGATTTAGGGCGTAAAATAGATGAACGTATGTGGCTATTAAACCGTGCAGGTAAAATCCCGTTTGTTATAAGTTGTCAAGGACAGGAAGCTACTCAAATAGGTATGGCGTATGCTATGCAAGAAGGAGATATTTCTTCACCTTATTATAGAGATTTAGCGTTTGTTACCTATATGGGTATGACAGCTTTAGACTCAATGTTAGCAGCATTTGGTAAACGTGATGATATTAGTTCAGGTGGAAAGCAAATGCCATCTCATTTTAGTAAACGTGAAAAAGGAATTTTATCTCAAAGTTCACCAGTTGGTACACAAATTGTACATGGTGTCGGGGCAGCATTAGCGTTGAAAATGGATAATAAACCAAATATTGCTATGGCTACAGTTGGTGAAGGTAGTTCTAACCAAGGTGATTTTCACGAAGGATTAAACTTTGCAGGCGTACATAAACTACCATTTGTTTGTGTAATTGAAAATAATAAATATGCTATTTCTGTTCCAGATTCGCTACAATATGGTGCTGAAAAATTGTCAGACCGTGCTATTGGTTACGGTATGCATGGTGAACATGTAGACGGCAACGATCCAATTGCAATGTATAAAGTTATGAAAGAGGCTAGAGACCGCGCATTAAATGGTGGAGGTTCTACATTGATTGAAGCCATGTGTACAAGATTGACAGCCCACTCTTCAGATGATGATGATAAATATCGTACGAAAGAAGAACGTGAAGAGTTGAAATCATTAGACTGTAATCTTAAATTCAAAACATTTCTTCTTGAAGAAGGCATAATAAATGAACAATGGTTAGAAAAAGTTGAAAGTGAACATAAAGAAATTGTAAACCAAGCAACTAAAGAAGCCGAAAAAGCACCTTATCCGTCTCCAGAAGAAACATATACACATGTTTATGAAGAAGGGAGTTTAGACAATGCCTAA
- the lpdA gene encoding dihydrolipoyl dehydrogenase, translating into MSEEKYDLVILGGGTAGYVSAIRASQLGKKVALVEKSLLGGTCLHKGCIPTKALLKSAEVMRTITNATNFGVDVDGFKLNFARIQERKNEVVSQMFSGVNHLMKHNSIDVFNGTGRILGPSIFSPQSGTISVEYEDGESELIPNNNVLITTGSQPMSLPFLPFDHKVVLSSDDILQMEQLPNNLAIIGGGVIGLEFASLMTDFGVDVTVIEAGSRILPTESKMIAKTLRNELTDRGVTFYENTQLSESDITVDEDHINITLNDEILQFEKSLISIGRLPNTEDIGLNNTKIQLTDKKHISVNEYQQTDDKHIYAAGDCIGNLQLAHVGSKEGIIAIEHMFDQSPLPIDYNKMPKCVYTQPEVASIGLNMDQAKSENIKAKAVKVPFKAIGKAVIENTTNQSGFCEVIIDQEQDTVLGLNMIGPHVTELINEVSLFQFMNGSTLELGLTTHAHPSLSEVLMELGLKVENRSIHV; encoded by the coding sequence ATGTCAGAAGAAAAATATGATTTAGTCATTCTTGGCGGAGGTACTGCGGGTTATGTATCTGCAATAAGAGCTTCACAATTAGGAAAGAAAGTTGCGCTAGTAGAAAAATCGTTACTAGGTGGAACTTGTTTACATAAAGGATGCATTCCGACAAAAGCATTGTTAAAATCTGCAGAAGTTATGCGTACAATTACAAACGCAACCAATTTTGGTGTGGACGTTGATGGATTTAAATTAAATTTTGCGCGAATACAAGAAAGAAAAAACGAAGTAGTAAGCCAAATGTTTAGCGGTGTTAACCATTTAATGAAGCATAACAGTATCGATGTATTTAATGGGACAGGCAGGATATTAGGTCCTTCTATATTCTCGCCACAAAGTGGTACGATTTCTGTAGAATACGAAGATGGTGAATCTGAATTAATCCCTAATAATAATGTTCTTATAACTACAGGATCACAACCTATGTCATTACCTTTTTTACCGTTTGACCATAAAGTTGTGCTGTCCAGTGATGATATCTTGCAAATGGAACAATTGCCAAATAACCTAGCTATTATTGGTGGTGGTGTTATCGGTTTAGAATTTGCTTCACTGATGACTGATTTTGGCGTCGATGTAACTGTAATTGAAGCTGGCTCACGTATTTTACCTACTGAAAGTAAAATGATTGCCAAGACTTTAAGAAATGAATTAACTGATAGAGGCGTCACATTTTATGAAAATACACAATTATCTGAGTCTGATATAACAGTCGACGAAGATCATATTAATATCACATTAAATGACGAAATACTACAATTTGAAAAATCATTGATTTCTATTGGCAGACTGCCTAATACCGAAGATATTGGATTAAATAATACAAAGATACAATTAACAGATAAAAAGCATATCAGTGTTAATGAATATCAGCAAACTGATGATAAACATATCTATGCAGCGGGTGATTGCATCGGTAATTTACAATTGGCACATGTTGGCTCTAAAGAAGGCATTATTGCAATTGAACATATGTTTGATCAGTCACCACTTCCAATTGATTACAATAAAATGCCGAAATGCGTTTATACTCAACCTGAAGTGGCAAGTATTGGGCTGAATATGGACCAAGCTAAATCTGAAAACATTAAAGCAAAAGCAGTTAAAGTACCTTTCAAAGCGATTGGTAAAGCAGTTATTGAAAACACCACTAATCAAAGTGGCTTTTGTGAAGTTATAATCGATCAAGAACAAGATACTGTGTTAGGACTTAATATGATCGGTCCTCATGTCACAGAATTAATTAACGAAGTGTCACTATTCCAATTTATGAATGGTTCAACTTTAGAACTCGGCCTAACAACACATGCACATCCATCACTATCTGAAGTGTTGATGGAATTAGGGTTGAAGGTTGAGAACAGATCGATTCACGTTTAA
- the buk gene encoding butyrate kinase gives MTRILVLNLGSTSSKIAVYKAHQCMWYDTIRHDIQLTNIPLLEQKPLRLKEIIYSLNLTSDYTNKNFDAIACRGGLLKPMQGGVYHINNEMYEDLKAFKYGVHASNLSGMIGYELGIEMNIPAFIIDPVVVDELFDIAKVTGLKNIKRRSIFHALNQKAVARLYASSIQQAYEDVNVIVAHMGGGITIGAHKNGQVVDVNDGLLGEGPFSPERAGSIPNDQLYEFGYNHNFTPEEMNHFLSKKGGFISMFKTNDLKLLSDKYDSNSEVKLAFDALAYQVSNAIGARSIIFRGQVDQIILTGGLSYNKLLVQKIISFVDWIAPVTIYPGEKEMDTLALRTSNVLDGKEKVKAYS, from the coding sequence ATGACTAGAATTCTAGTTTTAAATTTAGGTAGTACATCATCAAAAATTGCAGTATATAAAGCACATCAGTGTATGTGGTATGACACGATTCGACATGATATCCAACTTACTAACATACCATTATTAGAACAAAAGCCACTAAGACTTAAAGAGATTATATACTCATTAAATCTTACATCAGATTATACAAATAAAAATTTTGATGCGATTGCATGTAGGGGTGGATTGCTAAAGCCAATGCAAGGTGGCGTTTATCATATAAATAATGAAATGTATGAGGACCTTAAAGCATTTAAATATGGTGTACACGCATCTAACCTGAGTGGTATGATTGGTTATGAATTAGGAATAGAGATGAATATTCCCGCTTTTATAATCGATCCAGTCGTTGTTGACGAATTATTCGATATTGCAAAAGTTACAGGTTTAAAGAATATTAAACGTCGTAGTATATTTCATGCATTAAATCAAAAGGCTGTTGCTAGATTATATGCATCCTCTATTCAACAAGCATACGAAGATGTAAATGTTATCGTTGCACATATGGGTGGTGGTATAACGATTGGTGCACATAAAAACGGACAAGTAGTAGATGTAAACGATGGATTGTTAGGAGAAGGTCCTTTTAGTCCAGAGCGTGCCGGTTCTATACCCAATGACCAACTCTATGAATTTGGATACAATCATAATTTCACACCTGAAGAGATGAATCACTTTTTAAGTAAAAAAGGTGGTTTCATTAGTATGTTCAAAACAAATGATTTAAAATTATTATCGGATAAATATGATTCAAACTCCGAAGTCAAATTAGCGTTTGATGCATTAGCATATCAAGTTTCTAATGCTATTGGAGCTCGGTCAATTATTTTCCGCGGACAGGTAGATCAAATTATTTTAACGGGCGGTTTAAGCTACAATAAGTTATTAGTACAAAAAATAATATCATTCGTTGATTGGATTGCGCCTGTAACAATTTATCCAGGAGAAAAAGAAATGGATACATTGGCATTACGTACATCAAACGTACTAGACGGAAAAGAAAAGGTTAAAGCTTATAGTTAG
- a CDS encoding phosphate acyltransferase, protein MQYQHLIDSSYYLKGNVAILYANDEKMLSVIMKALVLTEIDVYLYDTQDLTEIIRSFDMDPQLLNRIHILNFSNDNELFKQCADDLSSGKVSVLVKGNLMSSTLLSFVLSNKNFIAKHGFLNHVACFNVPNYHKTLMLSDVALNINPSVEEKKQIINNLTEFSKALGYNQFKVGILSSVEKPTKKILSSTDAEKLKNIFSRATSDYLYVDGPLAFDNAINMESVIKKNIKSHVAGDVDALLVPHIDVGNALYKSFTYFAGARVASLVLGAKFPIALTSRADTKQNKLDSLLLALKILN, encoded by the coding sequence ATGCAATATCAACATTTAATTGATTCTTCATATTATTTAAAAGGTAATGTTGCTATTTTATATGCAAATGATGAAAAAATGTTATCCGTTATCATGAAAGCACTCGTTTTGACAGAGATTGATGTATATTTATATGACACACAAGATCTAACAGAGATAATTCGCTCATTCGATATGGATCCGCAACTACTCAATAGAATTCATATTCTTAATTTTAGTAACGACAATGAACTCTTTAAACAATGTGCTGATGATTTGTCTTCTGGTAAAGTATCAGTCTTAGTTAAAGGTAATTTGATGTCATCAACCTTATTATCCTTTGTACTGAGTAATAAAAATTTTATTGCTAAGCATGGTTTCTTAAATCATGTTGCATGTTTTAACGTGCCAAATTATCATAAAACATTAATGTTAAGTGATGTAGCATTAAATATTAATCCTTCTGTTGAAGAAAAGAAACAAATTATTAATAATTTAACTGAATTTTCTAAAGCACTTGGCTATAATCAGTTTAAAGTTGGTATTCTTTCATCCGTTGAAAAGCCTACTAAGAAAATCTTGTCATCTACAGATGCTGAAAAGCTCAAGAACATATTTAGTAGAGCGACGTCTGATTATTTATATGTTGACGGTCCATTAGCTTTCGATAACGCAATTAATATGGAAAGTGTTATTAAAAAAAATATCAAGTCACACGTAGCAGGCGATGTAGATGCATTATTGGTACCACATATAGATGTTGGCAATGCACTATACAAATCTTTCACTTATTTTGCAGGCGCGCGAGTAGCTAGTTTAGTCTTAGGAGCAAAATTCCCGATTGCATTGACTTCAAGGGCGGACACGAAACAAAATAAACTAGATTCATTATTATTAGCGTTGAAAATATTAAATTAA
- the recN gene encoding DNA repair protein RecN, which translates to MLQTLSIKQFAIIDELEVHFGDGLTVLSGETGAGKSIIIDAIGQLIGMRASSNYVRHGEKKAIIEGIFDIDESKEAISILEALDIDIDEDFLLVKREIFSTGKSICRVNNQIVTLQDLRKIMQELLDIHGQHETQTLLKQKYHLQLLDNYAENQYKNLLEQYVTTYDQYKAKKKELEDLESADQALLQRLDLLKFQFEEIQEANLVDGEVSQLESDIKRIQNSENLSLALNNAHLTLTDEHAITDRLYELSNQLQSISEILPEKYDTLKEEVDQFYYTLEDAKHQLYDELTNTEFDEHYLNELEARMNVLNDLKRKYGKDITELIKYQDKLENEINKIENYEESTSQLRQEIERLYEDVIKLGTELSRERRIVAQTLRDHIVDEIQNLQMKDANLEISFKPLDVPNREGIEFVEFLISPNKGEPLKSLNKIASGGELSRIMLALKTIFVKTRGQTAILFDEVDSGVSGQAAQKMAEKMKGLAKHIQVICISHLPQVASMSDHHLFISKDSVNDRTTTHVQELSGSERIDEIARMISGASVTDITRQNAKEMIEQNQHA; encoded by the coding sequence ATGCTACAGACTTTATCTATTAAACAATTCGCTATCATTGATGAACTAGAAGTTCACTTTGGTGATGGATTAACAGTGTTAAGTGGTGAAACTGGCGCAGGTAAATCAATTATTATCGATGCCATTGGACAACTGATTGGTATGCGCGCATCATCAAATTATGTGAGACATGGTGAGAAGAAAGCTATTATTGAAGGTATATTTGATATTGATGAAAGTAAAGAAGCCATTTCGATACTTGAAGCTTTAGACATCGACATAGATGAAGATTTTTTATTAGTTAAAAGAGAAATTTTCAGCACAGGTAAAAGTATTTGTAGGGTTAATAATCAAATAGTTACACTGCAAGATTTACGTAAAATTATGCAAGAGTTGTTAGATATCCACGGGCAACATGAAACACAAACTTTATTAAAGCAAAAATATCATCTACAATTACTCGACAACTATGCTGAAAATCAATACAAAAATTTACTTGAACAATACGTTACCACTTATGATCAATATAAAGCTAAAAAGAAAGAACTTGAAGATTTAGAATCTGCCGATCAAGCCTTATTACAACGCCTAGATTTACTTAAATTCCAGTTTGAAGAAATACAAGAAGCAAACTTGGTCGACGGTGAAGTTTCTCAACTCGAATCAGACATAAAGCGGATACAAAATTCAGAAAATCTAAGTTTAGCTTTAAATAATGCTCATCTTACTTTAACAGATGAGCATGCTATTACAGATCGCTTATATGAATTGAGCAATCAATTGCAATCAATAAGTGAAATATTACCAGAAAAATATGACACGCTTAAAGAAGAGGTCGATCAATTTTACTATACTTTAGAAGATGCTAAACATCAGTTGTATGATGAATTGACCAATACTGAATTTGATGAGCACTACTTAAATGAACTTGAAGCTAGAATGAATGTCCTGAATGATTTGAAAAGAAAATATGGCAAAGATATTACTGAATTAATTAAATATCAAGATAAATTAGAAAATGAAATTAATAAAATCGAAAACTACGAAGAAAGCACTTCACAGTTAAGACAAGAAATTGAAAGATTATATGAAGATGTAATCAAACTAGGTACAGAATTATCCCGTGAACGTAGAATTGTGGCACAAACTCTGCGTGATCATATCGTGGATGAAATTCAAAATTTACAAATGAAAGATGCTAATTTAGAAATTTCATTTAAACCTTTAGATGTTCCAAATCGAGAAGGCATTGAATTTGTAGAATTTTTAATCAGCCCTAATAAGGGAGAACCGCTTAAAAGTTTAAATAAAATTGCATCTGGTGGGGAATTATCACGTATAATGCTTGCCCTTAAAACCATTTTCGTTAAAACACGAGGACAAACTGCAATATTATTCGATGAGGTGGATTCTGGAGTTTCTGGACAAGCAGCACAAAAAATGGCTGAAAAAATGAAAGGATTAGCTAAGCATATTCAAGTAATTTGTATCTCCCATTTGCCACAAGTAGCATCAATGAGCGATCATCATCTGTTTATCAGTAAAGATTCAGTAAATGACCGTACTACAACACACGTCCAAGAGCTTTCAGGCTCAGAACGTATAGATGAAATAGCAAGAATGATTTCAGGAGCTAGTGTAACTGATATCACACGTCAAAATGCTAAAGAAATGATAGAACAAAATCAACATGCCTAA
- the ahrC gene encoding transcriptional regulator AhrC/ArgR codes for MAKKSVRHIKIREIISNEKIETQDELVKRLNEYELNVTQATVSRDIKELQLIKVPTPTGQYVYSLPNDRKYHPLEKLGRYLMDSFVNIDGTGNLLVLKTLPGNAQSIGAILDQIDWEEVLGTICGDDTCLIICRDELASEKIKTRIFNLL; via the coding sequence ATGGCTAAAAAATCAGTAAGACATATTAAAATTAGAGAAATAATTTCAAACGAAAAAATCGAAACACAAGATGAATTAGTAAAAAGATTAAATGAGTATGAATTAAACGTCACTCAAGCTACAGTTTCCAGAGATATCAAAGAATTACAATTAATTAAAGTCCCCACGCCAACAGGACAATATGTTTATAGTTTGCCTAATGATAGAAAATATCATCCTCTTGAAAAACTAGGCCGTTATTTAATGGATTCATTTGTAAATATAGATGGCACAGGTAACTTATTAGTTCTAAAGACATTACCAGGAAATGCTCAATCAATCGGTGCAATCTTAGATCAAATTGATTGGGAGGAAGTTTTAGGTACTATTTGTGGTGATGATACTTGCTTAATTATCTGTAGAGATGAGTTAGCAAGTGAAAAAATCAAAACGCGCATCTTTAATTTATTATAA
- a CDS encoding polyprenyl synthetase family protein, protein MNKKMENLTAEVNQLLSETIPNSDLNTNLEESMRYSLEAGGKRIRPVLLLLTLEMLSSDYKAGLSSALGLEMIHTYSLIHDDLPPMDNDDYRRGKLTNHKVFGEWKAILAGDALLTKAFDMIVNDEAVDDTAKIKLIKRLAFASGHLGMVGGQTLDMQSEGEGAKVNIDTLEQIHNAKTGALLKFAVMAAVDIAKPEQSVANALESFSEHLGLMFQIKDDLLDVYGDEAKLGKAVGSDIDNDKSTYVSLLGQQGAEDKMTYHTQEAYECLNQLPDQYNTENLTYIIELFNNRES, encoded by the coding sequence ATGAATAAAAAGATGGAAAACTTAACAGCGGAAGTTAACCAACTATTATCCGAGACGATCCCGAATTCAGATTTAAACACAAATTTAGAAGAAAGTATGCGTTACTCATTAGAAGCTGGTGGTAAGCGAATTAGACCAGTGTTATTACTATTAACTTTAGAGATGTTATCTAGTGATTATAAAGCCGGACTTTCTTCGGCACTTGGTTTAGAAATGATTCATACCTATTCTTTAATACACGATGATTTACCACCGATGGATAATGATGATTATCGCAGAGGCAAGCTTACAAATCATAAAGTGTTTGGTGAGTGGAAAGCAATCTTAGCTGGGGACGCACTTCTAACCAAAGCATTTGATATGATTGTTAATGATGAAGCAGTTGATGATACTGCTAAAATCAAGTTAATTAAACGTTTAGCTTTTGCTAGTGGTCATTTGGGTATGGTTGGAGGTCAAACTCTTGATATGCAAAGTGAAGGCGAAGGTGCAAAAGTTAATATCGACACACTAGAACAAATTCACAACGCTAAAACAGGTGCGTTACTTAAATTTGCAGTGATGGCTGCAGTAGATATTGCTAAGCCAGAACAAAGTGTTGCTAATGCATTAGAATCATTTAGCGAGCATTTAGGATTAATGTTTCAAATCAAAGATGATTTGTTAGATGTATATGGTGACGAAGCGAAATTAGGTAAAGCTGTAGGCAGCGATATTGATAATGATAAAAGTACATATGTATCACTATTAGGACAACAAGGTGCCGAAGATAAAATGACATATCATACACAAGAAGCCTACGAATGTCTAAATCAATTACCAGATCAGTACAATACAGAAAATTTGACTTATATTATTGAGTTATTTAACAATCGCGAATCTTAA
- a CDS encoding exodeoxyribonuclease VII small subunit, translated as MSNSNTQSFEEMMKELENIVQKLDNENVSLEESLNLYQRGMKLSATCDETLKDAEKKVNELMADEHTDNNDDGVKEDTENE; from the coding sequence ATGAGTAATAGCAATACACAAAGTTTCGAGGAAATGATGAAAGAGTTAGAAAATATAGTGCAAAAACTTGATAACGAAAATGTATCATTAGAAGAATCTCTGAACTTATATCAACGTGGTATGAAATTATCAGCAACTTGCGATGAAACGTTAAAAGACGCTGAAAAGAAAGTCAACGAATTAATGGCAGATGAGCATACTGATAATAATGACGATGGCGTGAAGGAAGATACTGAAAATGAATAA
- the xseA gene encoding exodeoxyribonuclease VII large subunit, which translates to MAEYLSVSTLTKYIKYKFDQDPHLQSVLIKGELSNFKKHSSGHLYFNVKDNNSVISAMMFKGNASKIDFDPKEGDEVLLEARVSVYERRGNYQIYVNKMHLDGVGNLYQRLEQLKKKLTKDGYFDQSNKKSIPKFPKKIAVLTAGTGAAIRDIHTTINSRYPLAEQIQINTLVQGEQAKNDIIKNIQHADDMGVDTIIIGRGGGSIEDLWNFNEEDVVKAIYACTTPIISAVGHETDFTLSDFVADIRAATPTQAAVMATPDQFELRQYLQQTNLSLTRFIKQHLQQQRKHLEHVSSYYKFQTPTLLYDQQIQKRDDLEKQLNLSMNLVIKNNQQQLQLLLNKFNLKGFKQNINREQLTNAQKRDDLNKVMNNFIQNQKNNLARKLESLNNLSPTNTMLRGYTIVNKDDDVITSTSDLAENDNIVLTMKDGVVDAQVKKVRCNDE; encoded by the coding sequence ATGGCAGAATATTTAAGTGTTTCTACACTTACAAAATATATAAAATATAAATTTGATCAAGACCCTCATTTACAATCTGTGTTGATTAAAGGAGAACTTTCTAATTTTAAAAAACATAGTAGTGGGCATCTCTATTTTAACGTCAAAGACAATAATAGTGTTATTAGCGCTATGATGTTTAAAGGCAACGCTTCGAAAATTGATTTTGACCCTAAAGAAGGTGACGAGGTACTTTTAGAAGCACGTGTGTCAGTATATGAACGTCGTGGGAACTATCAAATTTATGTCAATAAAATGCATTTAGATGGTGTTGGTAATCTATATCAAAGATTAGAACAGCTGAAGAAGAAACTTACTAAAGATGGTTATTTTGATCAAAGTAACAAGAAATCTATACCTAAGTTTCCCAAGAAGATTGCAGTGTTAACAGCAGGCACAGGTGCAGCCATTAGAGATATTCACACTACAATCAACAGTAGATATCCTTTAGCAGAACAAATTCAAATCAATACGCTAGTACAAGGTGAACAAGCGAAAAACGATATTATAAAAAACATACAACATGCTGATGACATGGGTGTAGATACTATAATTATTGGACGAGGCGGAGGTTCTATTGAGGACTTATGGAACTTTAATGAAGAGGATGTAGTTAAAGCAATATACGCATGTACTACACCTATTATTTCAGCAGTTGGTCATGAAACAGATTTTACGCTTAGTGATTTTGTTGCAGATATTCGTGCAGCTACACCTACACAAGCAGCGGTTATGGCTACGCCAGATCAATTTGAATTACGTCAATACTTACAACAAACCAATTTGTCGCTTACTCGTTTTATAAAACAACATTTACAGCAACAAAGAAAGCATTTAGAACATGTATCATCGTATTATAAATTTCAAACGCCAACATTATTATATGATCAACAGATTCAAAAACGAGATGATTTAGAAAAGCAACTTAACCTGTCGATGAATTTAGTAATCAAAAATAATCAACAGCAATTACAATTATTGTTAAATAAGTTTAACCTTAAAGGTTTTAAACAAAATATAAATAGAGAACAACTAACAAATGCTCAAAAGCGTGATGATTTAAATAAAGTTATGAATAATTTTATTCAAAATCAAAAAAATAATCTAGCTAGAAAATTAGAAAGTCTTAATAATTTGAGTCCGACAAATACGATGTTGCGTGGTTATACAATCGTTAACAAGGATGACGATGTTATTACAAGTACTAGTGATTTAGCTGAGAATGACAACATAGTATTAACAATGAAAGATGGCGTTGTTGATGCTCAAGTTAAGAAGGTAAGGTGTAATGATGAGTAA
- the nusB gene encoding transcription antitermination factor NusB — MSRKESRTQAFQTLFQLEMKNNELTIDEAISFIKDDNPDLEFDFINWLVTGVKDHESVLDEKIQPHLKDWTLDRLLKSDRIILRMSTYELLNSSTPQKVIINEAVELAKQFSDDDHYKFINGVLSNIE, encoded by the coding sequence ATGAGTCGTAAAGAATCGAGAACACAAGCTTTTCAAACTCTATTTCAGCTTGAAATGAAAAATAATGAATTAACTATTGATGAAGCAATAAGTTTTATTAAAGATGATAATCCTGATTTAGAATTTGATTTTATCAACTGGCTAGTAACTGGTGTAAAAGATCATGAATCAGTCTTAGATGAGAAAATTCAACCACACTTAAAAGATTGGACTTTAGATAGATTACTAAAATCTGATCGTATTATTTTAAGAATGTCTACTTATGAATTGTTAAATAGTTCAACACCACAAAAAGTAATCATCAATGAAGCTGTGGAATTAGCAAAACAATTCAGTGATGATGATCATTATAAATTTATAAATGGTGTATTGAGCAATATTGAATAA
- a CDS encoding Asp23/Gls24 family envelope stress response protein: MVKVSESTYSNLGKIEIAPEVLTVIASIATSEIKGIQGHFKELKHTSIENISKKQLSRGIKVDTREDGIYIDVYCTLSYGINISETAKKIQQAIYNSLTTMTTIEPSQINVHITHIEPIN; encoded by the coding sequence ATGGTCAAAGTATCAGAGTCCACATATTCCAATTTAGGGAAAATTGAGATTGCGCCCGAAGTTTTAACAGTTATAGCAAGTATAGCAACATCTGAAATCAAAGGCATTCAAGGTCATTTTAAAGAGTTAAAACATACAAGTATTGAAAATATTAGCAAGAAACAATTAAGTAGAGGTATAAAAGTAGATACAAGAGAAGATGGCATTTATATAGATGTATATTGCACTTTGTCCTATGGTATTAATATCTCAGAAACAGCTAAAAAAATACAACAGGCTATATATAATTCGTTAACTACAATGACTACGATTGAACCAAGTCAAATTAATGTCCATATCACGCATATTGAACCAATAAATTAA